In Paenibacillus protaetiae, the genomic stretch ACCGCTGGACGTTTTTCATCCGCTGGTCGTATTCGTCCGGCGTAAGCACAGTTGCGACAAAGCCGCGGAGCAGCAGCGCCAGCAGCCGGTACAGCTCCGACTTGATGGCCAGCTCGTAGCCAAACGAGCGGTTCTCCAGTTCTTGAATGATCGTAAGCATGGACAGCCTGGTCTCGTCGTTTGTAATCCGGTTGCCGAAGAGCAGCCGGTTCTGGGCGATTGGCGTAATAAACTTCATTTCAGCGGCATCCAGCGTGTGGCTTTGCAGCAAGGAGATGTCGGCAATAAGCGCATAATAAAACAAATGATCGGAATGGCTGATGCCGGCATGCAGCTCGTTGCTGTTGACAACGATCAGATCGCCTTCCTTCGCCCTCAGCGTAGCGGAACCAAGCTCAAGGGACGCTTCACCGGTAACAAAATATAAAAACTCCAGATGCTCATGCCAATGATGCGGGAACAGGACCTTGCCCTTTCCCTCGTGGCGGCAGCGGTGCACTTTGACCGGAAACCGGGGTTCCGGCATGTCCATCGGCTCGCGGAGCGCTTCATCCATTCGTGTATCCCCTTCCCTAATAAAGCACAATAGTGCAAATAGAAAGCACGCCGCATCATGGTGTAATTCCTTGAAAGCATTATAATACAAATCGGGTAATGCAGTATATTTTCGGAGGAGTGAGCGCTTTCATGCCGGCTATCAAAATTGGAGTCATAGGCGCGGGTTCCATATCCGCGATGCATTTGCAATCGTACGCTAATCATCCGGATGCGGAGCTGGTTGCCGTATGCGACCTGAAGGAGGACAGAGCGCGCCAGGCAGCCGTAAAATATGGCGCATCGCAAGTGTATACCGATTATAGAGAGCTGCTGGCATGCCCCGATATTGATGCCGTAAGCATTTGCACCTGGAATAACACGCATGCGGCAATCAGCATCGCGGCGCTTGAAGCCGGCAAGCATGTGCTGGTGGAAAAGCCGCTATGCCGCACTGTCGAAGAGGCGCTGAGCATGCAAGAAGCGGTTCGCGCTTCGGGCAAGCTGCTGCAGGTCGGGTTCGTCCGCCGTTACGATCCAAACGCCCAGCTGCTCCGTTCTTTTGTAGACCACGATGAATTCGGCGGCATTTATTTTGCAAAAGCGTCCGCCATTCGCCGTTTAGGCAATCCGGGCGGCTGGTTTGCCGACCGGGAGCGTTCCGGAGGCGGCCCGGTCATCGATATCGGCGTGCACGTCATTGATTTGTGCTGGTACATGATGGGCCGGCCCAAACCGGTTTCGGTCAGTGCCAACACATACAGCAAGCTGGGCAACCGCTCGGGCGTACGCCATCTTTCCTTTTATAAAGCGGCGGATTACGATGCGGACCTTAACACGGTTGAAGATATGGCGAACGCCTTGATCCGCTTCGACAACGGCGCGTCGCTGCTTGTAGATGTCAGCTTTACGCTCCACGCGAAAGAAAATGCCACTTCCATTAAGCTGTATGGTGAAAAAGGCGGTTTTGAGCTCGAACCCGAAATTGCGATCGTAACGGAAAAACATCATACGATTTTGAATATCGAACCTCAGACGGATCATAAAAGCCTTCAGATTGACGCTGCCTTTCAAGCGGAAATCGACCATTTTGTAGCTTGCGTACGCAGCGGCACCCCGCCGATCAGCCCGGTCGAAGACGGCGTTGCCATAATGAAAATATTGTGCGGCATTTACGAATCGGCCGCCAAAGGCGCGGAGGTGCGGTTATGAAGCTTGGCATAAGCACCTACAGCCTGTATCAAGCGTTAAGCAAAGGCGAAATGACGATTATCGACGTCATCCGCTTTGCGGCTGAAATCGGCAGCGAGCATTTGGAGATCGTACCGTTAGGCTTCCCGCTGCACGACAATCCGGAGCTGATCGGGGCAATCCGGCAGGAGGCGCAGGCTAACGGCCTTGTGTTGTCCAATTACGCTGTCGGAGCTAATTTTGCCGATTTGGACGATGAGGCATTGGAGCAGGAAATTGCCCGTGTAAAACGGGAGGTCGACATTGCGTCCGCTCTGGGCATCCGGCTTATGCGCCATGACGCCGCTTCCTCTGCAGACGTGTCGCTGGGCCATTACATAGCGGAGCTGCCCCGCCTCACTGCGGCATGCCGGGACATTGCCGATTATGCGATGTCCAAAGGGATAACGACAAGCGTTGAAAATCACGGTTTTTTCCTCCAGCGCAGCGAGCGGGTGGCGTCGCTTGTCCAAGCGGTTGGCCGCAGCAACTTTAGAACGACGCTCGACATCGGCAATTTCCTTTGTGCGGACGAAGATCCGGTTTTGGCGGTTGCAAACAATATTTCGATCGCATCCATGGTCCATTTTAAAGACTTTTATCGCCGCCCTTCGCGGCTGAATCCGGGCGCGGGCTGGTTCCGCACTTCAGGGGGCAGCTGGCTGCGCGGCGCTATTGTAGGGCATGGCGACCTTGATTTGCCCGAGATCGTACGGATTGTCAAGCAATCCGGATATGACGGCTATATATCCATTGAGTTCGAAGGGATGGAAGACTGCCGGACCGGCACCCGGTTAGGGCTGGAATGTGCGCGGAGGTTATGGAACGAAACAAATGTCTAAAGGAGGCAACTATAAATGACAGAGCAAGCGAAACCGGTGATAGCGAACAAAATCGGGGTCATTGTCGACAGCTTTCAGGCCGGCGTCATGAAAGGTCTCGCCAAAGCGCGCCAGATCGGAGCAGACGGGGTACAGATTTACGCGGTGCGCGGCGAGATGGACCCTGACGTCCTGACATCTGCCGCCCGCAAAGAACTGAAGGATGTCTTGGCTTCGCACGGGCTTGAAATATCGGCGCTGGTCGGCGATTTGGGCGGGCATGGCTTTCAGGACCCGGCTGAAAATGCCGCCAAAATGGAAAAGTCCAAGCGGATTATGGAACTGGCGGCGGAGCTTGGCACCTCCATCGTCACCACCCACATCGGCATCGTGCCGGCGGATGAAAACAGCCGCGTCTACGAAACGATGTTTAACGCCTGCTCCGAGCTGAGTGCTTATGCCAGCGCCATGAACGGTTATTTTGCGATCGAAACCGGCCCGGAGCCGGCCGCCCATTTGAAAAGCTTTCTCGATAAGCTTGGCTCCAAAGGCGTATCCGTAAATTTTGACCCGGCCAATATGGTCATGGTGACTGGCGACGACCCGGTGCAAGGCGTCTATACGCTCCGGGATTATATCGTCCATACGCATGCCAAAGACGGCATTAAGCTGGCGGCTGTCGACCCTCGGGATGTGTACGGCTTTTACGGATATGAAGCGCCTTCTATGGATCATGAGCAGTTGTCGGAAATGGCAGAAAAAGGAAAGTCATTCCGCGAGGTTCCGTTAGGGGAAGGCAGCGTCAACTGGCCGGCTTATTTGCAGGCGCTGCAGGATATCGGCTACAACGGCTACCTGACGATCGAACGCGAGGTCAAAACAAATCCGGAAGCCGACATTAAGCTGGCAGTTGATTTTTTGAAACAGTTTAAGGCATAGGCGTAGCGGCAAGCCTAGGCACTGCGCGTCCTATGCGCAGCCGTTCCGCTTCAGTGCGGACGGACGCTCCCGCATTGGATAAGGTGCGCGGCGGCTGAGCTGTCCGCCGCGCTGAACTGTTGTAAGGCAGCAGCGATAGCGGTTCAAGCTTCGCCTTGCTCCGCGGTGTTCTTGCTTTTCTTCCGCACAAATAATAATCGCCACAACGGCGGGAATGCGATCAGGATAAAAAATGTGCGGAACAGCTGATAGCCGGCGACTATAGAGAGGTCCGCCCCAATTTCATGGGCGATAATGCCCATCTGGTCGGCGCCGCCGGGAGCCAGGCTTAACAGTCCCGTAGCAGCAGACACCGGCCGGATAAGCGTAAGCAGCAGGCTTAGCAGGATCGCCGCGAGGAGGAGAAGCAAGCCGCTCCCTATCGCTACAAGCAGCGTCCGCGTTTTATTGGGCAGTTGTCCGGGCTTTAGCATAAGCCCAACAAAAATGCCGATGGAAAGCTGAGCCGCATCTGTAATGGAGACGGGCAGACCCGGCCCCGTTACGCCCAATCCTTGCAGCAGCGCAGCCCCAATTACCGGCCCAAGCAAAAATGCGGTCGGCAGCTTTACTTTTCGCCCGGCGTAAGCAAACAAAATACAAACCGCAGCATACCAGACCGCATTCGGAAACAAACCGCTCCAGCTTGCCTTGGCCGCCGCTTCCGGCAGCGCCGCCTGAACGATTCCGTCCACGTTAACGTGGTCGAACAGCGGACTGAACACAAGCAGAGGGATACAAATAACAATCATCATCAGCCGAATCACTTGCGTGATCGTAACCACCGTCATATTAATGCCGCCTGTTTCCTCGGCCAGTATAAGCACTTGGGTTAATCCGCCGGGAATCGCCCCCATTAATGCTGTTTTAAAGTCGGTCCGGGATACTTTGGATACAATAAAAGCGATTCCGGCACACAATAAAAGCAAGAGCGAAGTCATCAGCAGCATAAAAGGAAGCTGGCGGCCGATTTCTTTCAGGGCAGCTCCC encodes the following:
- a CDS encoding Gfo/Idh/MocA family protein, with protein sequence MPAIKIGVIGAGSISAMHLQSYANHPDAELVAVCDLKEDRARQAAVKYGASQVYTDYRELLACPDIDAVSICTWNNTHAAISIAALEAGKHVLVEKPLCRTVEEALSMQEAVRASGKLLQVGFVRRYDPNAQLLRSFVDHDEFGGIYFAKASAIRRLGNPGGWFADRERSGGGPVIDIGVHVIDLCWYMMGRPKPVSVSANTYSKLGNRSGVRHLSFYKAADYDADLNTVEDMANALIRFDNGASLLVDVSFTLHAKENATSIKLYGEKGGFELEPEIAIVTEKHHTILNIEPQTDHKSLQIDAAFQAEIDHFVACVRSGTPPISPVEDGVAIMKILCGIYESAAKGAEVRL
- a CDS encoding AbrB family transcriptional regulator, whose translation is MIKRHSWIPILSSLIAALIGGYLFQLLHIPVPWLLGPMAFVLICSSFFPSRFTWYGPFRTGSMIIVGYTIGLSLTGAALKEIGRQLPFMLLMTSLLLLLCAGIAFIVSKVSRTDFKTALMGAIPGGLTQVLILAEETGGINMTVVTITQVIRLMMIVICIPLLVFSPLFDHVNVDGIVQAALPEAAAKASWSGLFPNAVWYAAVCILFAYAGRKVKLPTAFLLGPVIGAALLQGLGVTGPGLPVSITDAAQLSIGIFVGLMLKPGQLPNKTRTLLVAIGSGLLLLLAAILLSLLLTLIRPVSAATGLLSLAPGGADQMGIIAHEIGADLSIVAGYQLFRTFFILIAFPPLWRLLFVRKKSKNTAEQGEA
- a CDS encoding helix-turn-helix domain-containing protein, which encodes MDEALREPMDMPEPRFPVKVHRCRHEGKGKVLFPHHWHEHLEFLYFVTGEASLELGSATLRAKEGDLIVVNSNELHAGISHSDHLFYYALIADISLLQSHTLDAAEMKFITPIAQNRLLFGNRITNDETRLSMLTIIQELENRSFGYELAIKSELYRLLALLLRGFVATVLTPDEYDQRMKNVQRFAPIFEYIDKQYQEPITVDQLAGMAGLSRFHFSRLFKELSGKTVTEFVNETRISKADQLLRSSPLTVSEIAVATGFNDIYYFSRLFKKHKKIAPSAVRKH
- a CDS encoding sugar phosphate isomerase/epimerase family protein; this translates as MTEQAKPVIANKIGVIVDSFQAGVMKGLAKARQIGADGVQIYAVRGEMDPDVLTSAARKELKDVLASHGLEISALVGDLGGHGFQDPAENAAKMEKSKRIMELAAELGTSIVTTHIGIVPADENSRVYETMFNACSELSAYASAMNGYFAIETGPEPAAHLKSFLDKLGSKGVSVNFDPANMVMVTGDDPVQGVYTLRDYIVHTHAKDGIKLAAVDPRDVYGFYGYEAPSMDHEQLSEMAEKGKSFREVPLGEGSVNWPAYLQALQDIGYNGYLTIEREVKTNPEADIKLAVDFLKQFKA
- a CDS encoding sugar phosphate isomerase/epimerase family protein encodes the protein MKLGISTYSLYQALSKGEMTIIDVIRFAAEIGSEHLEIVPLGFPLHDNPELIGAIRQEAQANGLVLSNYAVGANFADLDDEALEQEIARVKREVDIASALGIRLMRHDAASSADVSLGHYIAELPRLTAACRDIADYAMSKGITTSVENHGFFLQRSERVASLVQAVGRSNFRTTLDIGNFLCADEDPVLAVANNISIASMVHFKDFYRRPSRLNPGAGWFRTSGGSWLRGAIVGHGDLDLPEIVRIVKQSGYDGYISIEFEGMEDCRTGTRLGLECARRLWNETNV